A single Musa acuminata AAA Group cultivar baxijiao chromosome BXJ2-1, Cavendish_Baxijiao_AAA, whole genome shotgun sequence DNA region contains:
- the LOC135584734 gene encoding chromatin modification-related protein EAF1 B-like isoform X2 has translation MHGLSPGLSLPVNAEIKPMGGVVDCGLGVDSKTSPRRAAIEKAQADLQQEFGIREERKKELEFLEKGGNPLDFKFIHAASISVQSTSLTDQVAEPYVTSEAKGSFTLAASPHGESVESSGRPGGSVGREPNIGDNLLLLNRENNKLHGEKNAKHRSKRGSISHLEQSSHVDGCHNAKDTEDSVIFRLGAKSQAYARRNRSRTGRDCTNLGLTDSGSRHGNRASITSSYTPSPRGTKGSLLELQAQNHAASSISNPKAANPDGAVVPEALAPDDQVDMQLDMMQHNDTCPDTVMDGSPQGVEEVKITENLQGSDSYNQHSSLAEKATNGTSSQLCDIIRKDDFLSVDLISAPLEANKSKEVTCGAENDNGCGVTDKSITSLDEDDLCHKISVADNINQNLDVDITENFFCANGTCDIHENTDGGQSLMPRTTDGSSGGDLKQTSEATTSVPDNRSLKEELTNADDPTNPNDASRFQLNFSNSVVQLKDDGCDSRTEAQIEVLPVTNSEPVKLNGEISCEPEKKIDNNLADSNCIKTSLLLSSTSGSQEAVLIKRSSTSTSEIQTSTASHKKAHEDAILKEARLIEARFKSAGELSSDSKYFEKQQKCHWDFVLEEMTWMANDFMQERLWKTAAASQVSRLIASCGRGKFDQLNILRVQRNVARSLAKAVMHFWHAAEALRMGDTTPNAIHHECKLYRLSSSNFMVAEMERDQVGDLDRHTVLDYAVRMLKYNGSISSHSALAEAPTTPDRQNDVGILEITWEDQLSEESLFYTVPSGAMQAYRKSMESQWMHYKKYGTVHQDDCETSMCNSVAGGPQENVYEEDEGETGTYLLPGMFEAGSSSKLSQKKRKHMQQKSIATRLNEGGGDFSYEPYLESKSGNQPFILNGKRTSSTFSVGSFPTKRVRTATRQRGVSPYPSGVVGPLRAISKTDASSEDTSSFLDDQSSLHGGSMSRKNLGVETTVDFERQLPYDGNEISSKSKKKKKKPKHLGYKNSLNLAEPGLLVVPGKGSIQGSSYEQRLQAEPMIQHEQKEHVKKRMESQNFDTNGGGVYAQHAAKKTKILKQMPEASPDALTPVTGLLPSPVASQMSNMSNSNKLIKIIATRDRARKKGLKMTAGQSGSGGPWTNFEDQALVVLVHDMGPNWELVSDAINNTLQFKCIFRKPKECKERHKFLMDKSAGDGADSAEDSGSSQPYPSSLPGIPKGSARQLFQRLQGPMEEDILKTHFEKIILLGQNLSACRHQTDIQEGKQMTPIHSSHVVALSLVCPNNLSGGILTPLDFCESVSSSTDVFPMAYQGTHTGSLPVPSHQGSMTSILSTSSVSTMLQGSPGMVLSSSLPSTSAPLNPSSRDSQRYGVPRPSSLPVDDPQRMQQYSQMLSGRTLQQSSMSLPGALPMGVDRGVRMLPVASSMGMMSGVNRGMPMTRPAFQGLSSPGMLNIVSTGNILSSGGNGVPNSVNVHPGSVSSPGNSMMRPRDPLQMLRPGQNPEEHKQMMMQEIQMQASQANGQSVPPFNGLGASFSNAVIPAPIQTFPVQQHQQSHQMLQQAHMLGNPHHHHIQGTNHSSPQQQAYAIRVAKERQLQQRLMPHQQHHISVQNAVSPIQNNSQIQPQSQPCSPVTPVSSSQGQQKQQSISRNPPPGMSNQIMKQRQRQQVQHHQPRQQQQQQQQQQQQQRQQSQQQVKLMKGLGRGNVLIHHNLSADTPQISGFSTTSKNQVSDKHMMQQGQGFFPGNPGLNPALHQPGSQTNIYPHPLPQSTKQISPISDTCNQGSAQSSPSHNMLTSQQAPIPSSVSLPKQHQQPQQRYMNQSQQSTQRIMLQQNRQMNSDGRAQSSTDQGPVNKTVPSASITQGSDSGTSAPAVSSPTLWNPEPIYDTDAPPPTAQMVRSAQENVVGSEALVPSSSQSLVPHQLPGGVPLHGQDVGGQWQQQQQQQQQPQHQQEQQHSQHENQQTVQSNLYAQPSELGPG, from the exons GTATTTCTCATTTAGAACAATCTTCTCATGTTGATGGttgtcataatgcaaaagatacgGAGGACTCTGTTATTTTTCGTCTTGGAGCTAAAAGCCAGGCATATGCGCGGCGTAATAGATCAAGAACAGGTCGTGATTGTACCAATTTAGGTTTGACTGATTCCGGTTCTCGACATGGCAATAGAGCTTCCATTACGTCTTCCTACACACCTAGTCCTAGGGGTACAAAAGGGTCTTTATTAGAGTTACAAGCACAAAACCATGCTGCTTCTTCCATTTCAAACCCAAAGGCAGCAAATCCAGATGGTGCTGTTGTACCTGAGGCTTTAGCTCCTGATGATCAAGTGGATATGCAGCTAGACATGATGCAACACAATGACACATGTCCTGACACAGTAATGGATGGATCGCCCCAAGGGGTAGAAGAAGTTAAAATTACTGAAAATCTGCAGGGAAGTGACTCCTATAATCAACATTCATCTCTTGCTGAGAAAGCTACCAATGGTACCTCCTCTCAGTTGTGTGATATTATCAGGAAGGATGATTTTCTTTCGGTTGATTTAATTTCTGCCCCCCTTGAGGCTAACAAAAGTAAGGAAGTCACATGTGGTGCTGAAAATGACAATGGATGTGGTGTAACAGATAAATCAATAACCAGTTTGGATGAGGATGATCTGTGTCATAAAATTTCTGTTGCAGACAATATCAATCAAAACTTGGATGTGGATATCACAGAAAATTTTTTTTGTGCAAATGGCACTTGTGACATTCATGAAAATACAGATGGCGGTCAGTCTTTGATGCCGAGGACAACTGATGGTAGTTCAGGAGGAGACTTAAAACAGACATCTGAAGCGACCACATCTGTGCCAGATAACAGGTCTTTAAAAGAAGAGCTAACTAATGCCGATGACCCCACTAATCCTAATGATGCATCTAGGTTTCAATTAAACTTCAGCAACTCAGTTGTTCAGTTGAAAGATGATGGATGTGACAGCAGAACTGAGGCTCAAATTGAAGTTTTGCCTGTTACCAACTCTGAACCTGTGAAACTGAATGGTGAAATCAGTTGTGAGCcagaaaagaaaatcgataataatTTAGCTGATTCAAATTGCATCAAAACAAGCTTATTGTTGTCCTCAACTTCTGGCTCTCAAGAAGCTGTCCTGATAAAAAGGAGTTCTACATCTACCTCTGAGATTCAGACTTCCACTGCAAGTCACAAAAAGGCACATGAAGATGCTATATTGAAAGAGGCCAGATTAATAGAG GCACGGTTCAAAAGTGCTGGGGAGCTGTCTTCTGATAGTAAATATTTCGAGAAGCAACAAAAATGTCACTGGGATTTTGTGCTTGAGGAAATGACATGGATGGCAAATGATTTCATGCAG GAGAGATTGTGGAAGACTGCAGCTGCTTCACAAGTTTCTCGATTGATTGCTTCTTGTGGTCGAGGAAAATTTGACCAGCTAAACATATTGCGCGTGCAAAGAAACGTGGCTAGAAGTCTAGCCAAGGCAGTTATGCACTTCTGGCATGCAGCTGAGGCTCTCCGTATGGGTGACACTACACCTAATGCAATCCATCATGAATGCAAATTATATAGGCTCAGTTCATCAAATTTCATGGTGGCTGAAATGGAGAGAGACCAGGTTGGAGATTTG GACCGTCATACTGTCTTGGACTATGCAGTTAGGATGCTGAAATATAATGGCAGCATATCAAGTCATTCTGCCTTGGCTGAAGCACCAACTACTCCTGATAGACAAAATGATGTGGGCATTTTGGAAATAACTTGGGAAGATCAACTTTCTGAA GAAAGTCTTTTCTATACAGTACCTTCTGGTGCGATGCAGGCATACAGAAAATCTATGGAGTCCCAGTGGATGCATTACAAG AAATATGGTACTGTGCATCAAGATGATTGTGAGACCTCTATGTGCAATTCTGTGGCAG GTGGACCTCAGGAAAATGTATATGAAGAGGATGAAGGTGAAACAGGCACCTATCTTCTGCCTGGAATGTTTGAAGCAGGCTCATCATCAAAACTTTCCCAGAAGAAGAGAAAACACATGCAACAAAAATCCATTGCCACAAGGCTTAATGAAGGTGGTGGTGACTTTTCTTATGAACCTTACTTGGAAAGCAAATCAGGAAATCAACCTTTTATATTAAATGGGAAAAGAACTTCAAGTACCTTTAGTGTTGGTTCATTTCCAACAAAACGTGTAAGAACAGCTACAAGGCAGCGGGGTGTCAGTCCTTATCCTTCTGGAGTTGTTGGGCCTCTACGAGCAATTAGTAAAACAGATGCTTCAAGTGAAGACACAAGTTCTTTCCTAGATGACCAGAGTTCATTGCATGGTGGATCTATGTCCAGGAAAAATTTGGGTGTTGAGACTACAGTAGACTTTGAGAGGCAATTGCCATATGATGGTAATGAAATATCCTCAAAatctaaaaagaagaagaagaagcctaaGCATTTAGGATATAAGAATTCACTAAACTTGGCTGAACCTGGTCTTTTAGTTGTTCCTGGAAAG GGTTCAATCCAGGGGTCATCGTATGAGCAAAGGTTGCAAGCTGAACCCATGATTCAGCATGAGCAG AAGGAACATGTTAAAAAGAGAATGGAGTCTCAAAATTTTGATACAAATGGAGGTGGTG TTTACGCACAACATGCTGCTAAGAAGACCAAAATTTTGAAGCAAATGCCAGAGGCTTCCCCTGATGCACTTACTCCAGTGACTGGGTTGTTGCCTTCACCAGTTGCTTCCCAGATGAGTAATATGTCCAATTCGAATAAACTTATCAAAATCATTGCCACTCGGGATCGTGCACGAAAAAAGGGATTGAAG ATGACTGCTGGGCAATCTGGATCGGGAGGTCCATGGACAAATTTTGAGGATCAG GCACTTGTTGTCCTTGTTCATGATATGGGTCCAAACTGGGAGCTAGTTAGTGATGCAATCAACAATACCCTCCAGTTCAAG TGTATCTTCCGCAAACCCAAAGAATGCAAAGAGCGACACAAATTTTTGATGGACAAAAGTGCTGGTGATGGGGCTGACAGTGCAGAAGACTCTGGTTCATCTCAGCCATATCCATCCAGTCTACCTGGAATTCCAAAG GGAAGTGCACGACAGTTGTTTCAGCGTCTTCAGGGACCAATGGAAGAGGATATTCTGAAGACACATTTTGAGAAAATCATTTTGCTTGGACAAAATCTGTCTGCCTGTAGGCATCAG ACTGATATTCAGGAAGGGAAACAAATGACTCCAATTCATAGTTCCCATGTAGTTGCTCTTTCACTTGTATGCCCAAACAACTTGAGTGGAGGTATTCTAAC accacttgatttttgtgaatcGGTTTCTTCAAGCACAGATGTTTTTCCTATGGCATATCAGGGTACTCATACTGGTAGCTTACCAGTCCCAAGTCATCAAGGTTCTATGACTTCTATCCTTTCTACGTCAAGTGTTAGCACCATGTTACAAGGATCTCCTGGTATGGTCCTCAGTAGCAGCTTACCTTCAACCTCTGCTCCATTGAATCCCTCTTCTAG GGATTCCCAGAGGTACGGTGTGCCAAGACCATCTAGCTTACCTGTTGATGATCCACAAAGAATGCAGCAGTATAGCCAAATGCTTTCTGGAAGAACCCTTCAGCAATCTAGTATGTCATTACCTGGAGCTTTGCCAATGGGGGTTGATCGTGGTGTTCGAATGTTGCCTGTAGCTAGTAGTATGGGGATGATGTCTGGGGTGAACAGAGGAATGCCCATGACAAGGCCAGCATTTCAAGGATTAAGTTCCCCAGGCATGTTGAACATAGTTTCCACTGGAAATATTCTTTCGAGTGGTGGAAATGGGGTGCCAAATTCTGTGAATGTGCATCCAGGTTCTGTATCTAGCCCAGGAAACTCAATGATGCGGCCACGGGATCCTCTGCAGATGCTTCGG CCTGGTCAAAATCCAGAGGAACATAAGCAAATGATGATGCAAGAAATACAGATGCAAGCCTCACAAGCGAATGGGCAGTCTGTTCCACCTTTCAATGGTCTGGGCGCCTCCTTTTCCAATGCAGTGATTCCTGCACCAATTCAGACATTTCCAGTTCAACAACACCAACAATCTCATCAGATGCTGCAACAAGCACACATGCTTGGAAACCCTCACCATCATCACATACAAGGCACAAACCACTCGAGCCCTCAGCAGCAGGCATATGCCATCCGGGTTGCTAAAGAGAGGCAACTCCAACAACGGTTGATGCCTCATCAACAACACCATATCTCTGTACAAAATGCAGTGTCACCTATTCAAAATAATTCACAGATCCAACCGCAATCACAGCCATGTTCTCCTGTGACTCCAGTATCTTCTTCACAAGGTCAACAGAAGCAGCAAAGTATATCAAGGAACCCACCACCTGGAATGTCAAATCAGATTATGAAGCAAAGACAACGGCAACAGGTTCAACATCATCAGCcaagacagcagcagcagcagcaacaacaacaacaacagcagcaaaGGCAACAGTCTCAACAGCAAGTCAAACTTATGAAAGGATTAGGCAGGGGGAACGTGTTAATTCATCATAACTTATCAGCAGACACCCCTCAAATTAGTGGCTTTTCAACAACTTCTAAGAACCAAGTTTCTGATAAACATATGATGCAGCAGGGCCAAGGATTTTTTCCTGGTAATCCAGGTCTGAACCCAGCATTGCATCAACCTGGAAGTCAAACAAATATCTACCCTCATCCACTTCCACAGTCAACAAAGCAAATATCACCAATTTCTGATACCTGCAATCAAGGCTCTGCTCAAAGTTCACCCAGCCATAACATGTTAACTTCTCAGCAAGCTCCAATTCCTTCTTCAGTCTCTTTGCCTAAACAACATCAACAACCGCAGCAGCGTTATATGAATCAATCTCAACAAAGCACTCAAAGAATAATGCTTCAGCAAAATCGGCAGATGAACTCTGATGGTAGGGCGCAATCATCAACTGATCAGGGCCCAGTTAATAAGACAGTTCCGAGTGCATCAATTACTCAGGGTAGTGATTCAGGCACTAGTGCACCTGCGGTTTCATCTCCAACCCTGTGGAATCCAGAGCCAATATATGATACAGATGCACCGCCTCCAACGGCTCAAATGGTTAGGTCAGCACAGGAAAATGTAGTGGGGAGTGAAGCTTTAGTGCCTTCTTCCAGCCAGAGCTTAGTACCACATCAATTGCCAGGAGGTGTGCCACTGCATGGTCAAGATGTTGGGGGGCAgtggcagcaacagcagcagcaacaacagcaacCTCAGCATCAGCAGGAGCAGCAACATTCTCAGCATGAGAATCAACAGACGGTTCAAAGCAATTTGTATGCACAACCTTCAGAGTTGGGACCAGGGTGA
- the LOC135584734 gene encoding chromatin modification-related protein EAF1 B-like isoform X4 — MHGLSPGLSLPVNAEIKPMGGVVDCGLGVDSKTSPRRAAIEKAQADLQQEFGIREERKKELEFLEKGGNPLDFKFIHAASISVQSTSLTDQVAEPYVTSEAKGSFTLAASPHGESVESSGRPGGSVGREPNIGDNLLLLNRENNKLHGEKNAKHRSKRGSISHLEQSSHVDGCHNAKDTEDSVIFRLGAKSQAYARRNRSRTGRDCTNLGLTDSGSRHGNRASITSSYTPSPRGTKGSLLELQAQNHAASSISNPKAANPDGAVVPEALAPDDQVDMQLDMMQHNDTCPDTVMDGSPQGVEEVKITENLQGSDSYNQHSSLAEKATNGTSSQLCDIIRKDDFLSVDLISAPLEANKSKEVTCGAENDNGCGVTDKSITSLDEDDLCHKISVADNINQNLDVDITENFFCANGTCDIHENTDGGQSLMPRTTDGSSGGDLKQTSEATTSVPDNRSLKEELTNADDPTNPNDASRFQLNFSNSVVQLKDDGCDSRTEAQIEVLPVTNSEPVKLNGEISCEPEKKIDNNLADSNCIKTSLLLSSTSGSQEAVLIKRSSTSTSEIQTSTASHKKAHEDAILKEARLIEARFKSAGELSSDSKYFEKQQKCHWDFVLEEMTWMANDFMQERLWKTAAASQVSRLIASCGRGKFDQLNILRVQRNVARSLAKAVMHFWHAAEALRMGDTTPNAIHHECKLYRLSSSNFMVAEMERDQVGDLDRHTVLDYAVRMLKYNGSISSHSALAEAPTTPDRQNDVGILEITWEDQLSEESLFYTVPSGAMQAYRKSMESQWMHYKKYGTVHQDDCETSMCNSVAGGPQENVYEEDEGETGTYLLPGMFEAGSSSKLSQKKRKHMQQKSIATRLNEGGGDFSYEPYLESKSGNQPFILNGKRTSSTFSVGSFPTKRVRTATRQRGVSPYPSGVVGPLRAISKTDASSEDTSSFLDDQSSLHGGSMSRKNLGVETTVDFERQLPYDGNEISSKSKKKKKKPKHLGYKNSLNLAEPGLLVVPGKGSIQGSSYEQRLQAEPMIQHEQKEHVKKRMESQNFDTNGVYAQHAAKKTKILKQMPEASPDALTPVTGLLPSPVASQMSNMSNSNKLIKIIATRDRARKKGLKMTAGQSGSGGPWTNFEDQALVVLVHDMGPNWELVSDAINNTLQFKCIFRKPKECKERHKFLMDKSAGDGADSAEDSGSSQPYPSSLPGIPKGSARQLFQRLQGPMEEDILKTHFEKIILLGQNLSACRHQTDIQEGKQMTPIHSSHVVALSLVCPNNLSGGILTPLDFCESVSSSTDVFPMAYQGTHTGSLPVPSHQGSMTSILSTSSVSTMLQGSPGMVLSSSLPSTSAPLNPSSRDSQRYGVPRPSSLPVDDPQRMQQYSQMLSGRTLQQSSMSLPGALPMGVDRGVRMLPVASSMGMMSGVNRGMPMTRPAFQGLSSPGMLNIVSTGNILSSGGNGVPNSVNVHPGSVSSPGNSMMRPRDPLQMLRPGQNPEEHKQMMMQEIQMQASQANGQSVPPFNGLGASFSNAVIPAPIQTFPVQQHQQSHQMLQQAHMLGNPHHHHIQGTNHSSPQQQAYAIRVAKERQLQQRLMPHQQHHISVQNAVSPIQNNSQIQPQSQPCSPVTPVSSSQGQQKQQSISRNPPPGMSNQIMKQRQRQQVQHHQPRQQQQQQQQQQQQQRQQSQQQVKLMKGLGRGNVLIHHNLSADTPQISGFSTTSKNQVSDKHMMQQGQGFFPGNPGLNPALHQPGSQTNIYPHPLPQSTKQISPISDTCNQGSAQSSPSHNMLTSQQAPIPSSVSLPKQHQQPQQRYMNQSQQSTQRIMLQQNRQMNSDGRAQSSTDQGPVNKTVPSASITQGSDSGTSAPAVSSPTLWNPEPIYDTDAPPPTAQMVRSAQENVVGSEALVPSSSQSLVPHQLPGGVPLHGQDVGGQWQQQQQQQQQPQHQQEQQHSQHENQQTVQSNLYAQPSELGPG, encoded by the exons GTATTTCTCATTTAGAACAATCTTCTCATGTTGATGGttgtcataatgcaaaagatacgGAGGACTCTGTTATTTTTCGTCTTGGAGCTAAAAGCCAGGCATATGCGCGGCGTAATAGATCAAGAACAGGTCGTGATTGTACCAATTTAGGTTTGACTGATTCCGGTTCTCGACATGGCAATAGAGCTTCCATTACGTCTTCCTACACACCTAGTCCTAGGGGTACAAAAGGGTCTTTATTAGAGTTACAAGCACAAAACCATGCTGCTTCTTCCATTTCAAACCCAAAGGCAGCAAATCCAGATGGTGCTGTTGTACCTGAGGCTTTAGCTCCTGATGATCAAGTGGATATGCAGCTAGACATGATGCAACACAATGACACATGTCCTGACACAGTAATGGATGGATCGCCCCAAGGGGTAGAAGAAGTTAAAATTACTGAAAATCTGCAGGGAAGTGACTCCTATAATCAACATTCATCTCTTGCTGAGAAAGCTACCAATGGTACCTCCTCTCAGTTGTGTGATATTATCAGGAAGGATGATTTTCTTTCGGTTGATTTAATTTCTGCCCCCCTTGAGGCTAACAAAAGTAAGGAAGTCACATGTGGTGCTGAAAATGACAATGGATGTGGTGTAACAGATAAATCAATAACCAGTTTGGATGAGGATGATCTGTGTCATAAAATTTCTGTTGCAGACAATATCAATCAAAACTTGGATGTGGATATCACAGAAAATTTTTTTTGTGCAAATGGCACTTGTGACATTCATGAAAATACAGATGGCGGTCAGTCTTTGATGCCGAGGACAACTGATGGTAGTTCAGGAGGAGACTTAAAACAGACATCTGAAGCGACCACATCTGTGCCAGATAACAGGTCTTTAAAAGAAGAGCTAACTAATGCCGATGACCCCACTAATCCTAATGATGCATCTAGGTTTCAATTAAACTTCAGCAACTCAGTTGTTCAGTTGAAAGATGATGGATGTGACAGCAGAACTGAGGCTCAAATTGAAGTTTTGCCTGTTACCAACTCTGAACCTGTGAAACTGAATGGTGAAATCAGTTGTGAGCcagaaaagaaaatcgataataatTTAGCTGATTCAAATTGCATCAAAACAAGCTTATTGTTGTCCTCAACTTCTGGCTCTCAAGAAGCTGTCCTGATAAAAAGGAGTTCTACATCTACCTCTGAGATTCAGACTTCCACTGCAAGTCACAAAAAGGCACATGAAGATGCTATATTGAAAGAGGCCAGATTAATAGAG GCACGGTTCAAAAGTGCTGGGGAGCTGTCTTCTGATAGTAAATATTTCGAGAAGCAACAAAAATGTCACTGGGATTTTGTGCTTGAGGAAATGACATGGATGGCAAATGATTTCATGCAG GAGAGATTGTGGAAGACTGCAGCTGCTTCACAAGTTTCTCGATTGATTGCTTCTTGTGGTCGAGGAAAATTTGACCAGCTAAACATATTGCGCGTGCAAAGAAACGTGGCTAGAAGTCTAGCCAAGGCAGTTATGCACTTCTGGCATGCAGCTGAGGCTCTCCGTATGGGTGACACTACACCTAATGCAATCCATCATGAATGCAAATTATATAGGCTCAGTTCATCAAATTTCATGGTGGCTGAAATGGAGAGAGACCAGGTTGGAGATTTG GACCGTCATACTGTCTTGGACTATGCAGTTAGGATGCTGAAATATAATGGCAGCATATCAAGTCATTCTGCCTTGGCTGAAGCACCAACTACTCCTGATAGACAAAATGATGTGGGCATTTTGGAAATAACTTGGGAAGATCAACTTTCTGAA GAAAGTCTTTTCTATACAGTACCTTCTGGTGCGATGCAGGCATACAGAAAATCTATGGAGTCCCAGTGGATGCATTACAAG AAATATGGTACTGTGCATCAAGATGATTGTGAGACCTCTATGTGCAATTCTGTGGCAG GTGGACCTCAGGAAAATGTATATGAAGAGGATGAAGGTGAAACAGGCACCTATCTTCTGCCTGGAATGTTTGAAGCAGGCTCATCATCAAAACTTTCCCAGAAGAAGAGAAAACACATGCAACAAAAATCCATTGCCACAAGGCTTAATGAAGGTGGTGGTGACTTTTCTTATGAACCTTACTTGGAAAGCAAATCAGGAAATCAACCTTTTATATTAAATGGGAAAAGAACTTCAAGTACCTTTAGTGTTGGTTCATTTCCAACAAAACGTGTAAGAACAGCTACAAGGCAGCGGGGTGTCAGTCCTTATCCTTCTGGAGTTGTTGGGCCTCTACGAGCAATTAGTAAAACAGATGCTTCAAGTGAAGACACAAGTTCTTTCCTAGATGACCAGAGTTCATTGCATGGTGGATCTATGTCCAGGAAAAATTTGGGTGTTGAGACTACAGTAGACTTTGAGAGGCAATTGCCATATGATGGTAATGAAATATCCTCAAAatctaaaaagaagaagaagaagcctaaGCATTTAGGATATAAGAATTCACTAAACTTGGCTGAACCTGGTCTTTTAGTTGTTCCTGGAAAG GGTTCAATCCAGGGGTCATCGTATGAGCAAAGGTTGCAAGCTGAACCCATGATTCAGCATGAGCAG AAGGAACATGTTAAAAAGAGAATGGAGTCTCAAAATTTTGATACAAATGGAG TTTACGCACAACATGCTGCTAAGAAGACCAAAATTTTGAAGCAAATGCCAGAGGCTTCCCCTGATGCACTTACTCCAGTGACTGGGTTGTTGCCTTCACCAGTTGCTTCCCAGATGAGTAATATGTCCAATTCGAATAAACTTATCAAAATCATTGCCACTCGGGATCGTGCACGAAAAAAGGGATTGAAG ATGACTGCTGGGCAATCTGGATCGGGAGGTCCATGGACAAATTTTGAGGATCAG GCACTTGTTGTCCTTGTTCATGATATGGGTCCAAACTGGGAGCTAGTTAGTGATGCAATCAACAATACCCTCCAGTTCAAG TGTATCTTCCGCAAACCCAAAGAATGCAAAGAGCGACACAAATTTTTGATGGACAAAAGTGCTGGTGATGGGGCTGACAGTGCAGAAGACTCTGGTTCATCTCAGCCATATCCATCCAGTCTACCTGGAATTCCAAAG GGAAGTGCACGACAGTTGTTTCAGCGTCTTCAGGGACCAATGGAAGAGGATATTCTGAAGACACATTTTGAGAAAATCATTTTGCTTGGACAAAATCTGTCTGCCTGTAGGCATCAG ACTGATATTCAGGAAGGGAAACAAATGACTCCAATTCATAGTTCCCATGTAGTTGCTCTTTCACTTGTATGCCCAAACAACTTGAGTGGAGGTATTCTAAC accacttgatttttgtgaatcGGTTTCTTCAAGCACAGATGTTTTTCCTATGGCATATCAGGGTACTCATACTGGTAGCTTACCAGTCCCAAGTCATCAAGGTTCTATGACTTCTATCCTTTCTACGTCAAGTGTTAGCACCATGTTACAAGGATCTCCTGGTATGGTCCTCAGTAGCAGCTTACCTTCAACCTCTGCTCCATTGAATCCCTCTTCTAG GGATTCCCAGAGGTACGGTGTGCCAAGACCATCTAGCTTACCTGTTGATGATCCACAAAGAATGCAGCAGTATAGCCAAATGCTTTCTGGAAGAACCCTTCAGCAATCTAGTATGTCATTACCTGGAGCTTTGCCAATGGGGGTTGATCGTGGTGTTCGAATGTTGCCTGTAGCTAGTAGTATGGGGATGATGTCTGGGGTGAACAGAGGAATGCCCATGACAAGGCCAGCATTTCAAGGATTAAGTTCCCCAGGCATGTTGAACATAGTTTCCACTGGAAATATTCTTTCGAGTGGTGGAAATGGGGTGCCAAATTCTGTGAATGTGCATCCAGGTTCTGTATCTAGCCCAGGAAACTCAATGATGCGGCCACGGGATCCTCTGCAGATGCTTCGG CCTGGTCAAAATCCAGAGGAACATAAGCAAATGATGATGCAAGAAATACAGATGCAAGCCTCACAAGCGAATGGGCAGTCTGTTCCACCTTTCAATGGTCTGGGCGCCTCCTTTTCCAATGCAGTGATTCCTGCACCAATTCAGACATTTCCAGTTCAACAACACCAACAATCTCATCAGATGCTGCAACAAGCACACATGCTTGGAAACCCTCACCATCATCACATACAAGGCACAAACCACTCGAGCCCTCAGCAGCAGGCATATGCCATCCGGGTTGCTAAAGAGAGGCAACTCCAACAACGGTTGATGCCTCATCAACAACACCATATCTCTGTACAAAATGCAGTGTCACCTATTCAAAATAATTCACAGATCCAACCGCAATCACAGCCATGTTCTCCTGTGACTCCAGTATCTTCTTCACAAGGTCAACAGAAGCAGCAAAGTATATCAAGGAACCCACCACCTGGAATGTCAAATCAGATTATGAAGCAAAGACAACGGCAACAGGTTCAACATCATCAGCcaagacagcagcagcagcagcaacaacaacaacaacagcagcaaaGGCAACAGTCTCAACAGCAAGTCAAACTTATGAAAGGATTAGGCAGGGGGAACGTGTTAATTCATCATAACTTATCAGCAGACACCCCTCAAATTAGTGGCTTTTCAACAACTTCTAAGAACCAAGTTTCTGATAAACATATGATGCAGCAGGGCCAAGGATTTTTTCCTGGTAATCCAGGTCTGAACCCAGCATTGCATCAACCTGGAAGTCAAACAAATATCTACCCTCATCCACTTCCACAGTCAACAAAGCAAATATCACCAATTTCTGATACCTGCAATCAAGGCTCTGCTCAAAGTTCACCCAGCCATAACATGTTAACTTCTCAGCAAGCTCCAATTCCTTCTTCAGTCTCTTTGCCTAAACAACATCAACAACCGCAGCAGCGTTATATGAATCAATCTCAACAAAGCACTCAAAGAATAATGCTTCAGCAAAATCGGCAGATGAACTCTGATGGTAGGGCGCAATCATCAACTGATCAGGGCCCAGTTAATAAGACAGTTCCGAGTGCATCAATTACTCAGGGTAGTGATTCAGGCACTAGTGCACCTGCGGTTTCATCTCCAACCCTGTGGAATCCAGAGCCAATATATGATACAGATGCACCGCCTCCAACGGCTCAAATGGTTAGGTCAGCACAGGAAAATGTAGTGGGGAGTGAAGCTTTAGTGCCTTCTTCCAGCCAGAGCTTAGTACCACATCAATTGCCAGGAGGTGTGCCACTGCATGGTCAAGATGTTGGGGGGCAgtggcagcaacagcagcagcaacaacagcaacCTCAGCATCAGCAGGAGCAGCAACATTCTCAGCATGAGAATCAACAGACGGTTCAAAGCAATTTGTATGCACAACCTTCAGAGTTGGGACCAGGGTGA